The following is a genomic window from Alternaria dauci strain A2016 chromosome 4, whole genome shotgun sequence.
ATGTCGTGAGCAATTGACTTGCGCGGCATGGCAAGCCAACTACGCAAAGTCATGGCCTGATTGTACTTGTGCGAGTAAAGCAACTGGCCCGTATTCAGTACGATCAACCCGGGAGTAGTAGTCTTGTCCTCGAGCACATAACCGTCTCTGAAGATGCTTGCGTCCTTTTCGGCGTCGTTGTCAGGAGACGAGCGTTTGATCATCTCCTTGGCAAAGTTCACAACTGACCCGCCGTTGATGCCAAGTTCTCGCTGCAGCTGGCGGTACGCGAGAACTCCCAGGTCCTGGATGGTGTCGTTGATCATCACGACGATGCGCTTGCGCGTCTTGAGGACCTCGGGTGGCGGCGCAAGGATGGGTACATGCGGGCCGTTGGGCTTGGTCACAGTGAAGTCGGGAAGGTGGATGCGATTGAGGCCAAGATAGGACAGACGCTTCTCTGCTTCTCTGCGTTGGCAGGCTTTGACGAGTTAGCTGGAGTCATCTGAGTGAGAGTCGGAACTTGCTCTGCATGGCTTCACGGCGCACCTCGTTGACGCGGTCGTTGTTTGTGGCGTGGTAGACGTAGGGCTTTTCAGGCGCGTTGATCATGCGGATATCGCCTGAGCTGTTGATGAAGAAGCCGAGTTCCTTGAGATCTGCTGGGAAAGACGGATCTGGCTCTAGGGTGTTCTCTACACGGCGGAACATGGTGGTATAGGCGCCGGGGTTGTTGTAGGACGTTAGTTACGTTCGCAATAGACGATTCAGTATGCAAATTGAAGACGTCGTTGCAATGAGGTTGTTGGTTTGTGGGTCGGACTTTTGTTGCTGGTGTGGGTGCCGCTGCCGTCGCTAATATGCGCAGCGCGTGGTGAGAGCAAACAATGACAGAAGCGGAAGGCACGGTGATAGAAGGTGAAGATGTCATAATCCATGTATATCCCGCGCAATTACGCCGCCCATGCCAAATATTGTACAGGTATCCCATCGATCGTTCAGCAGGGTAAATCTACCAGCTTGCTTTCTTCACACCCGGCAGGTTTCCGGCGAGAGCGTTTACTCGGAATTGGTACTGTTGGATTGTCAGCTCCGTCCCTCTCAAAAGAAAATGCCATCCATACTCGTCCCATCCTGAAGTCGCTAAAGACACCACGGCCCTTGCCTCCCATTATACACCTGTTCTTGATCTGTGTGTAGCGCGTGTAGCAGTGCATCTGCGAGAGCTGGAGCTGGGCCTGCGCGCGGACTCGTTGCGGGAGAGTCGTGTTGCGGATGATGTATCGGAGCGCTTGCCTGTAGCATTGTCAATTCTTGCGCGGCATGAGGACATGAGGCGCATGCGCATACCGTTCGGGCTCATTCTCCGAGTAGACCTTGCGCTTTGTGTGGTCGCGGATGTTGCGAATCTTGGCAAAGCATCCAATGTCGAGCTTGGCCGCGCGGAACTGAGACATGATGGCGGATGGCGGAGTGGGCGGCCGGGTGCTGGAGCCCGCGATGATTGTCGATGAGGTTGTTGAAATTCCGATGTTCTGCCGCGCCCTCCCCGCTCGCCACCAATCAGCGCCATCCTGCCTCCGACTCTCCCTCCTCCATCTCGTGCAAGTCAGACGTGGATTGACGACTTTACCCCGCCAAGAGAAAAAGGAAACGAGGATAACATGTTCACGGAGAGCGATGTGAAGAACATCTTTGCTCTCTTCCCCCCACAGCAAACTTCTGATTTTGTTCCACGCCTTGCGCTGTCTTCCAGCCGACATGGATTTGTTACTCTTCAATTCGTGCAAGCTCAGTTCAGGAGTCGCGTAACAAAAGGTGCGTTCTTCCAGTTACTTCATTTGCATTACTAAGCCGTGTCCAGAGACACAACGTATATCGCTATCAGCACTGGCTAGTGATCTTGACATAGATCGACTGCTTGTCCATCAACTTGTCAGGAATCATCCTAAACTGTGCATATTCAGCGCAAATGAGGAAAGCATTATTCCCATAGATGAACGAGACGCGATAGGAAAAGAGGCCGTTGGTCTGCTGTCAGAAGGACTTTTATCCAAGGCCGACTTTGTTGCGCAACACGATGTCTCCCCCAAGAGTCTTCACTCCCTCTTGTCCGACCAGAGCGATGAAGTACTGGAGACTAACGGCTATTTCTACACTAAAAGCTACGCTGATCAGGCTGTGGAGACCGTCAAGGGTATAGTTAAAAAGGCGCTCAATGATGTTCAGTACGTGCATGCATCACTTCCAGGACATCAGATACTAACACTACGCAGGACTGTCAGCATCAGGCCAGAAGATCTGCCAAACAACCCTCCAACATGGTTCATTCTTCATACTCTTGAGAAGGCTATGCAGTTTGAGGATCTCGCGTCCAGAATCAACGTCCAGGAAAACGCCGATAGCGTAACATGCACACCCAAGCAATACCTAGAAACTAAACGCGATACTACGGTACAGGACTTGCAGTCCGGCGCACTTGCTTATCTCCACTTGCAAAAGTTTGGCTCCGAGTTTCCCGAGCTATTCCCAACGTACCAAGACGTTTCGTCTCACTTCCAGCAGCTCTCGGGCGTCGACGTGGTAGAGTCATTCGCTATATCGCAAGCCTGGGTCTCAAAGTTGGAGCAAGACTGTATCCGCATCCTCGAGCAAGAAGGCTGTACCCTTGACGTCACCGAGGTGATAGGCGCACGTCTTCCACCAAGCACTGTAGACACTATAGCTACCAAAGCCAAAGACTCCATCATCACCCACTTTTCAGAAAACAGCCAAGGCCCAAAGATAGTACGAGTGGGTCCCCTGATCCTCACAGATACACGACAAGACGCAGCCCTAGACGAACTCGCCAGCTACGCAAAAGAAGACGCACAAGCACAATGGCGAAACCTACAGCACGATCCTACCCAAGCAGAAGAAATCAAATTCTCCCGTGACAGGGTCAAAACCATGATCCCCCCATCAGGCCTCGTCCAGCGCCTCCTCCTCGACCAGAGACCCGTCGAAAAGACGCTAGAAGAACACTTCTGGACCACCATATCCTCGCTCGAAACACCAAACGAAGAAGCCTTCGCTACGTACTGGACAGACCGCCTCCTGACCCGCTGGTCCGTCTACAACACGGGTCTAACCACAATCACAGACCAGAAACTGCACGACCAGCTCGCAGAGCTCCTCGCTACTTACGCGCACAAAGAGCTCATTCCAGATACTATTGCCAAAGCGCGCGCACAGGGTCTAGTCCTCAGTCGCAAAACTAGAAAGAACATTGCGCGTCTAGCTAGTATCCTAGACGCTATCAAGACATCTCCACCGGATACACAGTCTCTCTCCTCTGCGCTCGAAAAATTCAACAAGAAACAGAACATCGCTCCGCCAACCCCAGACTCTTTATCCGCTGCGAAACAAGGCATGCTAGCGGATATGTTGCGTCGGCTACAGAAGCAAAAAGCGTCTGATGGGCCCGTGCTGTTCTTGacgctggtggtggtgctgtATGCGAAACGGTATGATGGCGTCGTGTACGCGACGGGGAAGTTTGCGCCAAAGTTGTTGAAAGTGTTGAAGGGGGGGTTGGGGGACGAGCAGGTGGAGAGGGTGGAGGCGTGGAAGGAGGCGGCGAAGAGTAATAGGTTGAGTGCGGAGGATAGGAGGGGGATGGCGGAGATGGCGGGTGCGGAGGAGGTGTGAGATGTAAGAGGTTTCTGGATTGGGTGTTGGTAGTTCAGCATTGGGTTTGGTGGGGTGAGGAATACTGTTACGGCGCTGAAGTGGTGTTTGTATGGAAATAGCTGGCTCTTGGAAGGAATTCAAACATCGAATGTCACTTCGATGCCATCAGGGAGAACAAAGATGATAGGGAGATTACTATTCATTCATAGAGCTATCAAGCTACTTGGGGTATTCGTGAAGATCATATCGCGAAAACTATCATATCAAAGCCCCCCTCTCACTATCCCGAGGGCGAGCAGTCGGCAACAAGACCAGACACACTCTAGTCCATAATGCCAGTCTTGCCATCGTGATCAGCATCCTTCTTGGGGTCTACAACTCTCGTTAGCACACGTCCTCTCACTCAGTTTCCACGAGTTCACTTACTCAGCTTATCCATCATAGACGGCTTGCCATACGCATCCGTAGTAGTAGTACCATGCGTACCGTGCGCACCATGACCTGCAACATGTTGGCCACTCTGCAGAGAAGAATGGGGCTCGGCATGCGAAACAGGTTCAACGAGAGCCTTGGGCAGATCACCCGACTCCATGTTTCGGTGAGCCAGGTTGTGTCCACCTGCTCCGCCAACCTCGCCCGGAATGGTCTTGGTGTGCTCACCTGTGGTGCCGTGGCCGAGGCCACTTGCTCCAGTGCTGCTACCGTATGCGccggtgctgctgctgttcaCACGGGGATCCGCGGAGTTGGCGAGGTGCGAGCTGTGAGGGCCGGTGGGGTCGTTGTGCTGCGAGTGGCCGAGACCAGTACCGGTGGAGGAGTGGCCGGTGAGGCCTGAGCCGGTGGTGTTATATGCGCTGGTTCCAGTGCTGCCGACGCGGGGATCAGCTTGGTTGGCGAGGTGCGAGCTGTGGGGGCCGGTAGGGTCGTTGTGCTGCGAGTGACCGAGGCCACCAGTGGTGCCGTGGCCAGTGAGTCCAGAGCCGGTGGTGTTGTGGCCAGTGAGTCCTGAACCAGTGGTGTTGTGGCCAGTAAGTCCAGAGCCGGTTCCAGTGCTGCCCATGCCACCACCAACGCGGGGGTCGGCCTGGTTGGCCATGCGAGAGCTGTGAGGGCCGCTGGGGTCGTTGTAGTCGGCGGTGCCGTGGCCTGTCAAGCCGCTGGTGTTGCTTGAACCGTAGGCTCCGGTGTTGGAAGAACCGAGACCGGTGCCGGTGGAAGAGTGGCCAGTGAGGCCGCTGCCAGTCGTGCCGTGGGTGCCATGGGTGCCCTCGGTGTACTGTCCAGCACCGTGGCCGCCTGCACCGGCGGTGTTGCCGGCGTTTCCAAGGCGGTCAGAGTCGACTCTTGGGTCGGCCTTGTTCATCATGTGAGAGCTGTGAGGACCGTTGGGGTCGTTGTGGGAGGTAGATCCGTAAGCACCAGTGTTGGAGGAACCCAGGCCGGTAGAGCCGTGGGTGTTGGACGAACCGAGACCAGTGCTACCGTGAGTGGTTGATGAACCAAGGCCGGTAGAGCCATGGGTGGTGTCGTGAGTTGACGAACCAAGGCCAGTGGTGCCGTGAGTCGTTGAAGAACCAAGGCCAGTGCCGTGGCTGGTGGATGTGTGGTCGCCGGTCAGGCCACCAGTGCCAGTGGTGCTGGAGGTGTTGTGCACCGTAGGGTCGGCAGTGTTGGCAGTGTGAGAGCTGTGAGGGCCAGTAGGGTCATCTAGTGTTGTGTAAGCAACTGTTTACTTGAAGTCATTCCACTGAGAAACTTACCATGGGTCTTGTCCTTGTGCATCACCTGGTCGACCTTGGCCTTGACTTTTTCCATTACTCCGGACATGATTGCTGTGGTGTAGAGGTTGGATTGATATAAGGGTAAATGGGATTGATTGAGTTGATTGAGTTGATTGAAGTGTTGATTGTTGAGTGGTTGTTGTTGGTTAGATGCTGAACAAAAGCAAGTGCTGGTGGTCCTTTATATACAGCCCTGGTGATGAGAAGGGTGAGAGACCCATGATGCTACGTCATGTCTGGCATCATCAGCAGACATTGTACAACGGGCAAGCATGGCCCATCGTCTCCACCTCCGCCTTCTTGGATTGTGTCTTCCAGCACCGCCACAGGTGGATACCCGCTTTGAGTTTTGTTGCACGTCATAATGAGCTTGCCCGTTGGCGTCAAACGTTGCCAGTTGCGTCCCGAAACGACAATGGTTCGGTTCTCTTTCCCTGAATCCTTCAGCGCATTCCTGCTGTGGCGCTCCTTGCTGTCTGCGGCGGCGACAGGATTTGGCGAATTACATCAGCCACTGGAGAACTGGACCCTCAGTGAGGGGCGTTGCAACGCATGCAGCTAGCGAATATCCCGTTCGGCTGTGGTGGGGACTAGCACGCGGCCGGCGCTGCGTCATTTCGCGATCCGATGCATGAAAAGGTGGGGAAGTGAAAAGCTTAGCTACGTCTGCAATTCCTGCTTTCTCCTGTCTTACATCAAATTTCTGGTACTTGACGCGTGTTGGCGGCAGATCTCCTGTCGTGAAATCTTGGTGACACCGCCACAGTTACCTGTCAAGCAGGCCACAGTTGCCATAGTGGGTACCTCGTCAAGGGCCTAGACGCGTTGGATTCCGACCTTCACTCCTTGCTAGCCTCATGCCTTGGAAACGCGTTCCTCACCCATCGCCCATAGGTGGACTATTGCAGCATCAGCGGGACAGCAGATTGCTCTGACATTGGCCTCCTGGGATGCCCTGCACTTCAACGCGAACGCGTAAAAACAGCACGATGTGACGTACCGTGTCCTGATCAGCTACACTCACAGCATCCTCTTTGACGATCTCAATCTAAATAAGGTATACCAACATCATGGTTTGCATTTTCCGACGAGACCAAGTTCTCTGCTGCAAACACGTCGTTAGTACGTAGGATGAAGTCCGCAATGGAGCTTGGGCCTAGTACGCGATTATGACGTAGTTTTCCAGAGCTTCACCCCACCGACGTGTGGGTGAGGAACACCACTTCTCTTCCATCACGACCTAGACACGCGTTTCTCAATCTCCATCTCCTCAACTGTTCCGATCTATCCGCTGCAGCCATGTCCGAGTCCAGAATGCGAGTGCCTGACAAGGTCAAGGAAGTCGCCAAGGAGGACTTCAACCAGGCCAGGCAGCTTGCTTCAGACGCTGTCCGCTCGGCCGCATATCTCTACCCTTTCAAGGTACGCGTCTAAAATCTCATCGTCTACAACGTCTTCCTGGCTCCGATCATATGATGGCGCAACGTGATCTTGCTTTGCAAAGGCCACCGAGCAGTGTGCAGTACATCTGGCAACAAGACTGACATGACCAAAGGGCATTGTTTACTTCTTCACGCACCGTGCGCTATGGAAGCCTCTCGCTGCGAAACTCGTGCCCACGGTCTCGCTCGGCCTCGGTGTCACTGTGTTGATGTTCGCCGTCACCTACATTCCCCAGGTTGCACTTCTTACCCTCTTCAACGGACCGCTCGCAGTCTTCACCACCGTTCTGCTCGTGCTCAGCGAATCCTCGACCATCTTCTCTGTCTTGAGCAAGAACTTCCTCATCGACGAAGCGCTGATTGATACCTTTGACTCCACCTTGGTCAGCCGTAACCAGACCACGCTGGTTTCCAATGAGCGCCAGGTCAAGTCAGGAAGCGACCCTGTTGCCAAGTTGGGCAAGCTGGTCACCAAGCCGTTTGCAAAGTTCACACCCAGCGCCATCATCCGATACTTCATGTACCTCCCGCTCAACTTCATTCCCGTTGTCGGAACCGTGCTGTTTGTCATTCTTCAGGGACGCAAGTTTGGCCCAACGGCGCATGCTCGTTACTTCCAACTCAAGCAGATGAAGAAGCAAGAGAAGGAGCGCTTCATTGAGCAGCGCAAGGCTGCGTATGCCAGGTCAGCCACCCGCGTCTAGTTGAAAGCCAATTCGCTAATATTTTGTAGTTTTGGTATCCCCGCCGTCCTCCTCGAGCTCGTCCCCGTTGCCGgtatcttcttctccttcacAAACACGGTTGGTGCTGCCTTGTGGGCTGCCGATATGGAGCAGGGTGTTGAGGGCGGTGAAGGCAGCACTACCGCGCCCAATCTTCGCCAACAGGCTGAGCTGGCCAAGGATAGACGGGAGTTGTGAGAACACACCACTGTCGACGCAGTGACGTAGAGTTTCACCGTGTGGTGCTAATGATCGTGTCCAAGTGAGATCGAACCTTTTTTTCGTTATGGGCCAGACGGGCGCTACAGATACCCGTGGAAACCTTAGTATGCGCGGGGAGATCTTTTAGGTTGGCCATGATAATGGATGATGTGAAGGGTACGGGTGGCATGCCAGTGAAGCATGTACTACGCCTTTGCACGGCTTGGGGAAACGAACATGATACGTATGAAAGCTATGACTTGTATAATATATTCGTAATGATTTTTTAATGGATATCTATTCATTCTGTGTCTTGGTGTTTCTGTGGGAATGCGTATAGCTGGCTGAGTGGTGGTGTTTTGGTACCCTCGGGCCTCGGCGATTATGTGGGGCGAAAGTTGTGGTCATGTATCTTGTGATTCAACAAACTGTATGATGCTTGATGTCTGTTTCGTGCAAGCTCTTATCAAATTCCAAAGCCCCGATGAAGATTGTTGACAAGACTTCATGTCCGGAATACCCCGCACGATGAAGATATTGAACAAGCGCGGAGACGACAAGTCACCAGCTTTGCTGCGGCCAACAGCTGCAGGGGGCAACGAAGTGTGCAAAGCCCATCATTAGAAATTTGTCGTGGTTCTCGCGGGTGCTGAATTCGTCATTAAACATTGATTACAGCTACACTATATGTAGTCATATGTTCTACTCTACTACTACAACAACATCATTCATCTCGTCGTCAAAAGCACTCCAAATCTCTCCCCTAATCCTCCTCACTCGGCTCGCCCCTTCCCAATCCAAAGCACTCAGCCATGTTGTAAAAGATATCAATGCTGTTGTACGTTCCCTGGAAAAGCTCCTTGCAAGGACCCATAGCATACACAGGCTAGTATTAAAAGTCAGCGTACGTCTCACAGCAAGCACAAAGGGAAAAAGACTTACCACATCGGTCAAGGAATGCACACCCTGGTCGTTCTCAACGGGCAGCGTACCATTGAGCAAGATACCGCCCGCGCCATCCTTGGGGTTGGCATAGTTATCGCCGCTATCTTCTTCGAGCTCGACGGCGGGACGGCGAGGTCCGTCTTTACGCACGGACCAGTTCTCGCGGCGATCAGGGTCCGCCATGAGGCCTTGGAAGAGCGTGTAGCGGGGATCCCAGTTGGAAGGGAAGTTTGCTTAGCCAAAAGTCAGTACATTTTTCTCACATACAGTTCGCAAGGGGTAGGGATGCTTACAGTCGGTGTAGGTCAGGTTTCCGGTGTTGATGTACTGGGATTCACCGGATTGCTCGTACACGCCGATGGCGTCGCGCTTCTTGCGGTCTACGTTTTGCGCGGCGAGGTAGTGCGTATCGACTGAGCCCATGACGTCGAAGCCGTGGCCGTGGTCGGCGGTAACGAGGATTAGAGTTTCCTTGAGGCAGTCGGTTTCGTTGAGGTGGGCGATGGTGGCTTTGACTGTGTCGTCGAGCTCGAGCAATTCACCGAGCGCGCGGTCATAATCAAGGGCGTGCATCATCTTATCAATCGACGCAGCCTCAGACATTAACAGCCATCCTTTGTCTCCAGAACGTGTCTGGAGGATGTCAATGGCCTTGAGGGTCATTTCTTTGAGTCCGGGCTGGTCGAGGGCGGGCGACCTATCACCAGTGGGCGAGCGTGTTTGGTTTAGGTTAGCGCGGTAAACGTTACGATCGAGCCACTTGGCCATGTTGGAGGTACTGAAGATACCGAGGGCCTTCTCCTCGCTGCTGGCAGACAGGAGGGCAGTGCGGTTCTGGATGATCTGGTAGTCTTGCGCGGCGAACTCATCGTAGTAGTTCTTGTCCTGGTAAGTAACACCACCAAGCTCAGATGGATAAAACTGCTCAGCACCACCGCCGAAGATGACATCAAGAGGGACGTTGGTCCAGGTGTAGTTCTGAAGTCCGTTCAAGTAGGTGTCGACGATGGCGCCGTATTCGCCACGGAGACGGGTGTGGGATACCAAGGCAGCAGGAGTGGCATCGGCAATGAAGGCTGTGGAAACGATTCCGACGTGACCTCCAGTAAGACGGTGGAAAATCTCGGCAATGCTCTCAACCTTGGGGTCGTCAAATGGATCCTTGCTGCTGTCCGCGTAGACGTTCAAGCAGTTGACGGTCGACTTGTGGCCAGTGTTGAGCGCAGCAGCAGAGTTGGCGGAGTCAGTGATGAAGCTGTCGATCGAGTGGGTCATCTGGTGGCCAACAACAGGGAACTTGTCCATGGCCATGGTGGACTGGTATTTGCCATTGATCTGCTTGTGGCCGATCAAACGAGCAGCTGTAACCATGTTAGACTGCTACCCAACAGAAAAAAGCACGCACAGATAACGAACCAGTAATCATGTTGGTGGTCATTCCATCACCGATGAAGAGAATAATGTTCTTCGCCTTGCGCTCCTCGGCCAGATCGCGAACGAGCCAGGTGGCTTCCGTCTTGCTGCCGTTGTTGTAGCTGAGAGTAGCAGTGTACTCGCCGGGCTCGTAAAGAGCAATGCGGCGGTAGGCTTTGGCCGCGACATTGACGAAAGAGGGCTTTCGCGCGTCGCGGGCGAAGAGGTCCTCGTACCAAGTGAAGTTCCACTTCTCCAGTTTGGGCTCTTCGAGACCGAAGAACTCTGTTACTGGCTTTGCCTCTTCGCCCTTCTTGCCAACAGTGAAGGTGAACTGCTCATCCAGAGGTAGACCGTTGAACTCGGATCCGTTCGTGGGCTGGTGAACCTCGAGACGGATGTCGAAGTACTGACCGGCGAGGAAGTCGGCCCTGGATTATTGTTTAGCAATTGAGTCCTGACCTCATACAATTGACATGCTTACTGGTCAGGAGGGAAAACGCAACCAAGCGTTGGGCAAGCTCCCAAACGGCGGAATGTCTGCGCGGAGACAGATCCCACCAAAAGGGCCGCAGCCACGACAGCTGAGCAAGTACACTTCATAGCGAACGCGATTGAGAGTTGAGTAATTGGGCAAGGCTCTCAAAAGTGCGATGGGCCAGCATTTGGGGAAGCTGTTCCCCAACCTTTATAAGTATGCAAAGCTCCCCGGACCTGCATACATGCATCTAGTCAAATGAGACTATATCCCGCATACCAGGCTACCAGGGTCCACATGTCATACCGGCGGCATGTCTTCCTATGCAGTACAAGTCGCCTCCAGGTGCGTTTACCCGTCCCTCGTGCGACAACGCAGCGCTCTTACTGCTCGAGACGACGACTCCAGTTACCTGGACCCAGTCCACATTCCGCTGGCTTGGTCCGCGCCACGAGCCACTGCCATCATCGAGAATATCAACGAGCTGCCGGATTGGGGTAGACATGCACGTTTCTGCCAATCGTTGGATGGCCTGAGGAAGATAGCTTGGCGTGGCTTAGGATCCCTTGGCATCACGTTCCGGACAGCTGGATTCTGATTCGCTGTGCGATGGTTCTTGCATGGGGTCCAAAGTCTGCGTCTCTTTAGATTTCTCCTTGGCAATGGAGTATTGGGAGCGGCTGGGAATTTCGATGCATGCTGTGTGCTCCGGACGGCGTAATTTCATTCGCCGCAGCAGTGACGGCCGGCGACACGACTCGAAAAGCTTTGCTAGCCGGCCTTGTCAACGGAAATGTTGCCTGCGAAGTGGAGGAGGATAGCCCTGGAATAGTTCGCTCGCAGTTCCAAGGTTCGGCGAGGCCTGGCGTCACGTGCCAGCGGCCGGGTACCTTTTCCAGCACGCATGGTCCACGCCATACAAGAGAAAAATTAAACACCCTACTAGGTAACTACAGAGAGCGATTCATTTTCCCCCGTGTAGCGATATTTTACCTAGGCGACTACGTGGGTGGCGTCTGATTTTCCCCTTGTATAACGTGGTCCAACTGCCGCATCCTGTCAACCACAAGAACTCCAAATTGTCAGCTTCATCTAACCCTTATCTTCGAGCGCATCCGAGCGGAGCTTTTTCGGCCGCGTTAACACTGCGCAACAGCGATGTAGTCTGTCGCGTGCTCATACCCACGGGCGCTGTTGGAAAACCCCTGCCCAGGCATGCTACAGATGAAATGCAGCCCGATGGAGACACAGAAACCCCAGAAAGCGGCTACAGATCGCGACACGCAGCGGGAACCAAGGGTCTTTCCAGATCTCGCGTCTGAAACGACGATAGACATGCTTTCGATTGGTGTTCGACGCCAGCTGTCCATCAGGGTAACGCCTTGATCGGCTCTAGTTGGTGTGGTCCGCCGACGTCACCACTTTGAGACCATCGATCCAAGGTTTGTTGATGGTCAGGTACATAGACATGGCTAGGCCCATAGCGCGTCTTTAATGTTTCGCTCCAAACGCGTCTTCTTATCGCAAGCTCTCCGTGGGCCGTCAGCTACTCGACCTGGGTGTAGTAGTGCAAAAGTGCAGCTGCCAATCCGCGCGTTTCGACACGCGACACCTTTCCTAGGTAGAGCATCGCCGAAGCATTCCGCAAAGCCGGACAAATCGCAGGCGCATGCGAAAATGTCCAAGAGAACGTCTTACGACCGCTCCGAACTCGGACATACGACCCTCAAGCGCGCGAAACAGGTAGACGGTAGGTTGGGCCGGAGAACATGCAGATAAGATAGACGCTGACTCCGTGCCTAGAGAATCTGCCATACGATCAAGTTCAAGAAGCTCTCGGCGCGCAAGATGAGGTCAAAGACGTGACCAAGGTAGCTCATTGGTTCCGGCCTAAAGACCTCCGCATTCAAGACAATACCGC
Proteins encoded in this region:
- a CDS encoding mitochondrial 37S ribosomal protein uS14m, giving the protein MSQFRAAKLDIGCFAKIRNIRDHTKRKVYSENEPERQALRYIIRNTTLPQRVRAQAQLQLSQMHCYTRYTQIKNRCIMGGKGRGVFSDFRMGRYQFRVNALAGNLPGVKKASW